A genomic segment from Thamnophis elegans isolate rThaEle1 chromosome 3, rThaEle1.pri, whole genome shotgun sequence encodes:
- the RAD1 gene encoding LOW QUALITY PROTEIN: cell cycle checkpoint protein RAD1 (The sequence of the model RefSeq protein was modified relative to this genomic sequence to represent the inferred CDS: inserted 2 bases in 1 codon), which produces MPFSTQPETGKEQNVLVATLDNVRNLSXILKAIHFKDHATSFATSNGLKVTVENAKSLQANAFIQAGIFQEFVVQEESVMFRINLSVLLDCLTIFGTNSLPGTQTALRMCYRGYGYPLTLYLEEGGVVTECKINTQEPEEILDFDFCSTNVVNKIILQSEGLREAFSELDMTSEMLQITMSPDKPYFRLSTFGNAGSTHLDYPKDSDLIEAFHCNETQTNRYKISLLKPSIKALALSCKVSIRTDNRGFLSLQYMIRNEDGEICFVEYYCCPDEDVTEAEL; this is translated from the exons ATGCCCTTCTCAACCCAGCCTGAAACAGGCAAAGAGCAGAATGTTCTGGTAGCAACTCTTGATAATGTCAGAAACCTCTC TATTTTGAAAGCCATTCATTTCAAAGACCACGCTACTTCCTTCGCTACATCAAATGGACTCAAAGTCACGGTGGAAAATGCAAAGTCTTTGCAAGCCAATGCCTTTATTCAG GCCGGAATTTTCCAAGAATTTGTAGTGCAGGAAGAATCTGTGATGTTCAGAATCAATCTGTCTGTGCTTTTGGACTGTTTGACCATCTTTGGAACAAATTCTTTGCCAG GAACTCAAACAGCCCTTCGGATGTGTTATCGGGGATATGGCTACCCTCTAACCCTCTACCTGGAGGAAGGAGGGGTGGTGACTGAATGTAAAATCAACACTCAGGAACCTGAAGAGATTCTCGATTTTGACTTCTGCAGTACTAATgttgtaaataaaattattctacAGTCGGAGGGACTCAGAGAGGCATTTTCCGAACTGGATATGACCAGTGAAATGCTGCAGATTACAATGTCTCCAGACAAACCTTATTTCAG ATTATCTACTTTTGGGAATGCTGGAAGCACTCACCTGGATTACCCCAAAGATTCTGACCTTATTGAAGCGTTTCATTGTAatgaaacacaaacaaacag ATACAAGATATCATTACTCAAGCCATCAATTAAAGCGTTAGCTCTGTCTTGCAAGGTATCCATTCGGACAGATAACCGAGGTTTTCTTTCATTGCAATATATGATAAGGAACGAAGACGGAGAGATCTGCTTTGTGGAATATTACTGCTGTCCCGATGAGGATGTGACAGAAGCAGAACTGTAG